One genomic segment of Suncus etruscus isolate mSunEtr1 chromosome 15, mSunEtr1.pri.cur, whole genome shotgun sequence includes these proteins:
- the LOC126030157 gene encoding complement C3-like: MDPTWLLGLVLLFCWGPSAQAEPLLMLVTPRVLRVGTPEKIHVQAHSDSRQPLTKALEVTLSMFDFPLKKKIESQQLVLEPQNHFMFQATVTIPENLIYPPKPGQQYIIIQVTWGSSILEKPVLLAPHAGYIYIQTDKTIYTPEHLVLYRVYTVNHKMDPVTQSITLDIKNPDGVTVYSEDLMPKEGVLVNSFSLPEVVSLGTWSIEANYQNAPTQKFCTAFEVKEYVLPSFEVQLKPNTTFFYLKNEALGVDILARYIFNKPVDGHALTIFGVQQGSQRTPIQSSLQKVEISEGEGHIVLRKDMLTAVFQGAENDLLGASIFANVTVFSSGGEMVQAETSGVKIVRSPYNLKFTRTPQYFKPGMPFHFRVLVSNPDGSPAVHVPVQYQNQHVLTSADGIAALTINTNANSQQLPIVVETADKSLQPEEQASARMMAVPYKTQDGSGNLLHIEVKTLGAEVGSSIQMSLHTLHQKPETQDQIAYFTILVLSKGQIVSAKHQPRSPGSIFTSAIIDVTPEMLPSFRIVAFYLLPSWQSGQDPELVSDSLWIDVKDRCMGTLKVEFKEEFVQSLSPQSSVDLKVTGDAEANVWLLAVDKAVHVLNSKHRLTQKKVWDVVEEHDIGCTAGSGKDRLGVFKDAGLDFKLSTGMDTKASSDWRCPPEPPIVRRRRQALKRLQAKQNAVGKFETRLEQRCCEAGLRESPVGLSCEERARHVRPGPACVAAFLSCCHLAENLTQQAREEQLFLGTSDDEDDDEDDDFFQEDLPVRTSFPESWLWRKITLPKSQSGISHSIFGIFTPDSITTWQLVAVSLKAGQGLCISEPLELTVQKLFFVDLKLPLSVVRNEQVQVQAVLYNFRNHFVRVRVDFPHKESLCSASRPGSPWRQRVAVPPMSSKMIPYVFIPLEAGQVEVEVKVGGEARDHVRKMLLVRAGGQVKKRSHSILLNPQGRTQIERLPRQEFQNQVPNTEAEVFISVQGDVLAETVLGSLTPTETRKLLTVPRGCPEQTLSRLAPLVLLTRYLDATGQWGKVGVEHREQAAKNIMSGECPPIQTNKKGPQKGEPAVSTASCSPKSNNQT; the protein is encoded by the exons ATTCCTGAGAATTTAATCTACCCCCCAAAACCCGGCCAGCAGTACATCATCATTCAGGTCACCTGGGGTTCCTCCATCCTGGAGAAGCCCGTGCTGCTGGCCCCCCACGCTGGCTACATTTACATCCAGACTGACAAGACCATCTACACTCCAGAGCACTTGG TTCTTTACCGAGTCTACACTGTCAACCACAAGATGGACCCCGTGACCCAGTCCATCACTCTGGACATCAAG AACCCTGATGGGGTCACAGTGTACAGCGAGGACTTGATGCCCAAAGAAGGCGTGTTAGTGAACTCCTTCAGCCTCCCGGAGGTAGTCAG TCTGGGGACCTGGAGCATCGAAGCCAATTACCAGAACGCACCCACGCAGAAGTTCTGTACAGCCTTTGAGGTGAAGGAATACG TGCTCCCATCTTTTGAGGTCCAACTAAAACCCAACACGACCTTCTTCTACCTCAAAAACGAGGCCCTTGGGGTGGACATCCTTGCTCG GTATATATTCAACAAGCCAGTGGATGGACATGCATTGACCATCTTTGGGGTGCAGCAAGGTTCCCAACGCACTCCCATCCAGAGCTCCTTGCAGAAAGTCGAG ATCTCCGAAGGCGAAGGTCACATTGTGCTCCGTAAGGACATGCTCACAGCCGTATTTCAGGGTGCAGAGAACGACCTCCTCGGGGCCTCTATCTTTGCCAACGTCACTGTGTTCTCCTCTG GTGGTGAGATGGTCCAGGCTGAGACCTCAGGGGTGAAGATCGTCCGGAGCCCATATAACTTGAAGTTCACCAGGACACCCCAGTATTTCAAGCCCGGGATGCCCTTCCATTTTCGG GTCTTGGTCTCAAACCCTGATGGGTCCCCGGCAGTCCATGTCCCTGTCCAATACCAGAACCAGCATGTGCTCACCTCAGCCGATGGAATAGCCGCCTTGACCATCAACACGAATGCAAATTCCCAACAACTACCTATTGTG GTGGAAACCGCTGACAAGTCTCTCCAGCCAGAGGAACAGGCATCAGCCAGGATGATGGCTGTGCCCTACAAGACCCAGGACGGGTCTGGGAACTTGCTGCACATTGAGGTGAAAACATTGGGCGCCGAGGTGGGCAGCAGCATCCAGATGAGCCTCCACACGTTGCATCAGAAACCCGAAACCCAGGACCAGATCGCATACTTCACCATCCTA GTGCTGAGCAAGGGCCAGATTGTGAGTGCCAAACACCAACCAAGAAGTCCTGGGAGCATCTTCACATCTGCGATCATCGATGTGACCCCAGAGATGCTGCCTTCCTTCCGAATTGTGGCCTTCTATCTACTGCCCTCCTGGCAGTCAGGTCAGGACCCAGAACTGGTGTCCGATTCCTTATGGATCGATGTGAAGGACAGGTGCATGGGGACG CTAAAGGTTGAGTTTAAAGAAGAATTTGTGCAGAGTTTATCACCGCAGAGTTCCGTGGACCTGAAGGTGACTGGAGATGCAGAGGCCAACGTCTGGCTGCTGGCTGTGGACAAGGCTGTCCATGTCCTAAACAGCAAACACAGACTCACACAGAAGAAG GTCTGGGATGTGGTGGAGGAACATGATATCGGGTGCACTGCAGGCAGTGGGAAAGACAGACTCGGGGTGTTCAAAGACGCTGGCCTGGACTTCAAGCTGAGCACCGGAATGGACACCAAGGCCAGCTCAG ACTGGCGATGCCCCCCAGAACCTCCCATTGTTCGCCGCCGCCGCCAGGCTCTGAAGAGGCTACAGGCCAAGCAAAATGCAG TTGGCAAGTTCGAGACCCGGCTGGAGCAGCGGTGCTGTGAGGCGGGACTGCGGGAGAGCCCTGTGGGACTGAGCTGCGAGGAGAGGGCCCGGCATGTGCGTCCTGGGCCGGCCTGCGTGGCTGCGTTTCTCAGCTGCTGTCACCTGGCCGAGAATCTGACGCAGCAGGCCCGGGAGGAGCAGCTGTTCCTAGGGACAA GTGATGATGAAGacgatgatgaagatgatgatttCTTCCAAGAAGACTTGCCAGTTAGAACCTCGTTCCCTGAGAGCTGGCTCTGGAGAAAAATCACTCTGCCCAAAAGTCAGTCAGG CATTTCTCACAGCATCTTCGGGATCTTCACACCTGACTCCATCACCACCTGGCAGCTGGTGGCCGTGAGCCTAAAGGCTGGACAAG GCCTCTGCATCTCGGAACCCTTAGAACTGACAGTTCAGAAGCTGTTCTTTGTGGATCTCAAGTTGCCCCTCTCCGTGGTCAGGAATGAGCAGGTCCAGGTGCAAGCTGTGCTGTACAATTTCAGAAACCATTTCGTTCGG GTGCGAGTAGATTTCCCCCACAAGGAATCATTGTGCAGCGCATCCAGGCCGGGCTCCCCCTGGCGGCAGCGGGTGGCGGTGCCCCCCATGTCCTCCAAGATGATCCCCTACGTGTTCATCCCACTAGAGGCGGGCCAGGTGGAAGTGGAGGTGAAGGTGGGCGGAGAAGCCCGGGACCACGTGCGAAAGATGCTCCTCGTTCGG GCAGGAGGACAGGTGAAGAAAAGATCCCACAGCATCCTGCTGAACCCCCAAG GACGGACCCAGATTGAAAGGTTGCCCAGACAAGAATTCCAGAACCAAGTCCCCAACACGGAAGCAGAAGTGTTCATCAGTGTCCAAG GGGACGTGCTAGCAGAGACGGTGCTGGGCAGCCTGACCCCCACAGAGACCCGGAAACTGCTGACCGTCCCCCGGGGATGCCCTGAGCAGACCCTGAGCCGCCTGGCGCCCCTCGTCCTGCTAACCCGTTACCTGGATGCCACCGGCCAGTGGGGCAAAGTCGGGGTAGAGCACAGGGAACAAGCAGCCAAGAACATCATGAGCGGTGAGTGTCCtcccatacaaacaaacaaaaaaggcccaCAAAAgggg gagccagccgtgagcactgccagttgcaGCCCCAAATccaacaatcaaacttaa